The DNA window CTCCTCCTCCACGACGTCGCCGGTGAAGGCATAGCCGAAACGGGACACGGTCCGCACGAATCGGGGTGTCCGGGCGGGGTCCCCCAGGCTCCTCCGCAACTCGGCGACGAGCTGGGCCAGGCTCGTGTAGCCCACGTGGGCCTCGGGCCAAAGGGCGTCCCGAAGCCGCTGCTGGGACAATGGGTTGGGTCGGTTATCCAGGAGCAGGGCCAGGAGCTGGAACGCCTTGGGTGACAAGGGCACCGCTTCGCGGCCACGCCGGAGCTCGCGCGCTTGCCGGTCGAAGAGGAAGCCGGCGAAATGCAGCCCCATCGCGGGCAACGGTAGCAGGAATCACACTTTCTTCAACTCTCCCTGAACACTTCGGCGGGCTAGCACCCCATCTTGGGAGCGAGCAGGGAGGTGGCAACGGCGTGATTCCGCTCATTCTGGCCCTGGCGCTCCAGGACACCCCTGCCTCAGGCTCCGGCGGTGTAAGCGTGCAGGCGTTCCGCGTCACGGAGCACATCGAGATCGACGGCCTGCTCGACGAGGCCGCGTGGGCCTCGGCCGCGCCGGCTTCGGGCCTCCGCCAACGCGAGCCCGACGAGGGTGCTCCGGCGACCGAGGACACGATCATCCGCGTGCTCTACGACTACGACACGCTCTACGTGGGCGTGCTCGCGCTGGACCGAGAGCCCGCGCGGGTCATCTCTCGCATCCTGCAGCGCGACACCCTGATGCAGCAGGCCGGCGACAACTCGTTCCAATTTGCCGGCGACGACACCATCGCCCTCATCCTCGATCCGTTCCAGGACCATCGCAACGCGTTTCTCTTCGCGACCAACCCGAACGGCGCTGAGTTCGATGCCCTGGTCACGGACGAGAGCCCTGTGCTCAACGTCGATTGGCGCGGCATCTGGCGGGTTGCGGCGAGGCGGACGCGCGATGGCTGGTCGGCCGAGTTCGCGATCCCATTCCGGACGCTCCGCTATCCCAAGGACGCCTCCGGGCGCGCCTGGGGTTTCAATGTGGAGCGCCTGATTCGGCGAAAGAACGAGGACACGCTCTGGGCCGGCTGGTCCCGGGCACAGGGCGGCCTTCATCGCGTGAGCCAAGCTGGGCGCTTGGAGGGCCTCCGTGGCCTGCCGCGCTCGACCTTCAACATCGAGGTGAAGCCCTATGGGCTGGCGGGGGTGACGCAACCACCCTCGCCCGACGGCCAGGCACAGCCCTCCGAGGGACAGTGGCGCCTCGGCGCCGACGCTAAATGGGAGATCCAGCCGGGCCTGGTGGCGGACGCGGCCGTGAAGCCCGATTTCGCGCAGGTGGAAGCCGACGACCAGGTCGTCAACCTCACGCGCTTCGAGCTCTATCGCCCCGAAAAGCGCGAGTTCTTCCTCGAGAACGCGGGTTTCTTCGATTTTGGGACCCGAGGTTCCTACGAGACGCCCCCCTTTCTCATGTTCTTCTCCCGCCGCATCGGAATCGCCGGCACTGACGAGGTGCCAGTCCTCGGAGGCGTGCGTGTCTCGGGAAGAACGGGACGTCAAACCGTTGGATTCGTGGATGTCGTGACCGACTCTGCTTCCGGAGGGCCCCGCACCAACTTCGGCGCTCTGCGATACAAGCGCGACCTCGGGGACCGAAGCTACGTCGGCGTGATGGTCACAGACCGGCACGCCTCGGGGAATGCGGAGACCGACCTCGGTGTGGACGCGTCGATCTGGGCGACACCGGTACTGCAACTAGAGGGCTTCGCCGCGCGCACGTCGAAGAGCGGGGCATTCCCAGATTCAGCCTACAGAGTCTCCGCTCAATACCAGGGCTTCCCGGTCTACCTGAGCGGCGAGTTTCTCAAGATCGGGCCGGGGGCCACGACGGGCATGGGGTTCGTAACTCGAACCGACATCCGGCGGACCGACGGCAAGGCTCAGTACACGTTCTTGCCCCACGTCCTTGGCTTGAGGAGCTTCACGCCGTTCGTCGGAGGGCAATACCTGACGCGCGTGAACGGCGAGAAGCAGGACACCAACTGGTATTCGGGGTTTGCGCTCACCTGGGACTCCGGCGAAAGCCTCAGCGTCACCCATGTCCGCGGCATCTCGGTGCTCGACGGCGGCTTCGCCCTAGCGGACCGCGTGCCGATCGCGCCTGGCTACTACGTTCTCCGCGACACCGAGATCTCCGCGAGTTCGAGCCCCAAGCGCAGCGTCACGGCGTCTGCCCAAGTCTCGCTCTTCGACAACTGGGGCGGCCGGCTGTCGACTGTCTCCGTCGCTTTGCAGCTGCGCGCGGACACCCACTGGTCGATCAGTCTTTCCGAGGCCCGCAGCCAAGCGAGCATGCCCGGCGGCTCGTTCATCGCGAGCGTCACGGCGTTACGCCTCGGCTGGACACCCACCACTCGCCTGACCGCCGCGACTTACCTTCAATACAACAGCCTGACCCGGCGCTTCGTGGCGAACTTCAGGGCTGACTTCATCCACCATCCCGGGAGCGACCTGTTTGTCGTCTTCAACGAAGAGCGAGGAACCGAAGCGGCGCCGTCCTTGCTTGTGGACCGAGGATTTGCCGTCAAGTTGAACTATCTCTTGAGGCTCTGAAGGGGGGCGAGCTATGAAGGCGTCGACCAGTAGAGGTACATGTCCACCCCAGCGACCCTTCCCACTCACGTCAGTCGCTTCATTCTCTATCGGGTCGTCCAAGACTGGGGCTAACCAGAGACGCTGCTCCACGATGCGATGCCATTCCGTTCAACGCTCCTTGGGCGACGTGATCACTCGCTGGTCTTGGCAAGTCCCTTCCACAACGAGTGGAGCGGAGACGGCTTCACGTAACTCTGATTCGTTGACCCGCCCTGCGCCTCTGAGCCGCTCGAGCAGACGGTTACACCATGGCGGAGGCGGGCCTTCTGCGCTCGAGACGCGAAGGCCGGGAGCCCCCTCTTCGAAGGACTTCCGTTACGCAGCTTGGTTTCCTCCCTTCCGCCCGGGTGCACCCAACGCGGTCTTGGGAGAGTGGTCGCGCGTCCCCGCAGGGTCCCTTTCGATCGGCCCGGACCTGTATAGGCCCTCTAGCTCCGTGAGGGCGAGTGTGGTCCAAGCGCCGACACGCGGCGGGGGCTTGAAGACCGAGGGGGCCTCGGATACGCGGGCTCAGGCGAGATCGAAGACGAGAACCTCCGCGGGCCCTTTGCCGGTAAGACGGACCGCTTCCGCGCCACTGAGCGCCGCTCCATCGCCTTCACCGAGTTCGTGCGCGTCGAGCGCGACCGATCCGCGGGCCAGCTGGACCCACGCGTGGCGACCAGGGTTCAGCTTCAGCTCGCGGCGCTCGCCTTCCTCGAGCAAGGCAAGCCACAGGTCGACGTCCTGGCTGATACGAAGGCTACCCTGGCGGCCGTCCTTGGAGGCAAGCAGCGCGAAGCCACGCCGGGCTGCCTCGTGATCGACCGGCTTCTGGTCGTATTCGGGAGCCAGACCTCGTCGATCCGGCAGGATCCAGATCTGTAGGAAATGCAGAGGTTCGGTTCTCGAGGCGTTGTATTCGCTGTGGGTGACGCCGGTGCCCGCCCGCATCAATTGGATCTCGCCGGGCCGGATCACGGATCCGGTGCCCATGCTGTCCTTGTGCTCGAGCGCTCCCTCGAGCACGTAGGACAGGATCTCCATATCACTGTGCCCGTGTGTCCCGAACCCTGAACCGGCGGTCACGCGGTCGTCGTTGAGGACGCGAAGCGTTCGAAAGCCCATGTTCAGAGGGTCATGGTAATCGCCGAACGCGAAAGTGTGCCGACTATCGAGCCAGCCCCAGTCCGTATGGCCCCGCTCCCCTGCCCTGCGCACACGCGTCGTCGCGCTTGCTCGGGCCGTCTGCTTCGCGCTGCTGCCCATCGAGTGCTCCTTGTCTAAACGACGTGATCGGGCTTTCGCTCTACCTGCCACGGCGCCTTAACGTGCGTACCTGAAGACCGGCGCCGATCAGGAATATGACCAGCAACGCCGCGTACAGAGGCCCGAAGACAGGCGATTCTGGAGACGCCACGATGGGGGCGCCGACTGGCACGCGGGTGAGCGTCTCCGTCACCGTCGGAATCATGAGGAAGAAAACAGTCATGGAATAGGAGATCGTCTTGACGTACGTCGACGCGCCCCCGAACAGGCGTGTCGTTTCCGCGAAGGCGGCGATCGTCAGCACGACGAGCGTGATGACGCCCAGAACATGGGGAGGGCCCGCCTTTCCGTGACGGAAGATGGGGAAGCCGGTCAGGGTCGTGATCACCAGAGTGCCGAGATAGACCTGCCCGAGTCGGGTTTTCGGGGAGATCTCTTTGTAACGCGCGAGCGCCATGAACGCCGAGACGACGCAGGCCAGGCTGACCAGGGTATGGAAGAGGCCCAGCGGCGTTAGATGGAACGGAGTCAGGGTCGTCATGGCCACCCCTTCCTTTATGAACAGTCCGACGTGCGACCGTTAGTGTGGAGCGATTCTACGCCCGCTCGAGCAGTGGCACCTCTCGATAAATCAGTGTTCCGAAAGGTGACGTTCTGCTGGGGTTGGTGGCTGCGAACGACACGGCTGGTAAATGGGAAATCGTTGATCCATAGAGCATTGTGCCTTGATCGCCCGTGGCGGCACGGCTGATGCACTCCATTGTCACGAGCTGGGTAACACCAGCTGGGGCAGGAGCCAAAATGTTCGCTCTAGAGACGGGGCTGGGTGGTTACGGTGGGACGGAACCTGAAGAGCCGATTAGGGTCTGGATCGAGCGCGGTGACGGCTCGATCACTCGGGGTCTGGTGGGGGTGCTTTCGGAAGACGGGGCTTCCATCCAGCTGACGGGGCCAGCTTTGGTTGCCGCGGGCGACGACGTGTCCGTACGCATCGCGGTGAGCCGGGACTCGCCCACGTTGGGAACGGTCGCCCGTGTACTCTCGGTCCGGTCGTCGGGGGCGGTGCCCGAGTGCGAGCTCGAATGGACGCACTCGGGAATCGAACGCGGGGCACTCGCGGCGCTCATCGCCTCCCTGAGTTGAGGCCTCTGCGAGGCGTCCGTCAGCACCGCCTGATGCGCGGTCTGATGATTGAGCCGAAACCCGCAGGCAACGCGACCGGCGTTGCCGTCGGCCCCCCCACAACGATCCCAGAGCGAAACCAGGACCCGCGTATGTACGCCCAGGCCCCGATTAGCCCAGCGTCGCAGCGGGGCCACCCTCGGTTAAGTTGAGCTCAGGATAAATTGCACGTTCTTCCCTACGAGTCGATCGGCACTTTTGGGCCGCAGAGCGGAAGCCATACCCGCGTCCCGTGGAATTCCTCGACCATGGTTGTTACCCGCCCACTCGTCGGACAGTTGAGCCCGAGGGTGCGGGTGAGATCAATCACACTGACCGTGCTCATGCTCCCCACCCAGCCGCCAGTATCGGCCACCTGCGCGCAAGCGTAGAGGTAGCCTTTCAGGTCCTCGTTGGTCGCTCCGTTCCCGGGGAGGGAGATGTTGATCCTCTCGCCGGCGGCCACCGTGCCGGTGACGACGCCCTCACCTGTGCAAGGCGGGTTCACTTGGTAGTACCCGCTCAGCCCCGCCCCCTGTGTATCTAGCCGCAACGAACCCACGCAGCCGCTTTGCGCCACAGGGTTGGAGCCCACATATATGGCCGTGAAGAAGAAGGGCCCGGACCACGTCCCGGTCACCTCGGCGGCGGAGTGGGCGATGACGCGCTGCCCCCGCAACCCATGAGCAACGCACCGCCCGCAGCCACGAGCCTGCCGGTCCTCCGTCGATTCGTCACGATGATCGTCTCCCGTTCGTCCCTCCATCGTACACCCGGCAAGCCATGGTACAGGGCGTGTCCGGGAGCCGACCGACGTCCGAGAAAATGCGTGGGTGAGCGATCAAGGGCGCGGCACGGGGCGGGCCAGAAACGGTGGCGCGGCCAAACGCTCTCCGGCGTACGCACGAACCTCTCCGAAGCGATGGCCCGTTGTCCATTCAGTCCGTGCCGCGATGATTTCCTCTGTCGTGCGCGCCACGAAGTTCCACCACATGAGCACGGTCTCGCCGAAGGGAGCGCCGCCCAGGAGGAGGGCGCGGGGCGCCACCGCCCCAGTCTCGAGCCGGAGCTCCCGGCGAGCGGTCCCCAGATAGTAGAGCGTGTCGATCGCCAGAGGCTGCCCCTCCAACTGGCATTCGCCCTCGAGCGGCACGATCGCATGCTCGAACTCGCGGTCGAGCGGGACGACGAGCTGTTGGTCGATGGCCACGGCTAGCTCCGCCCCGACGATGGGCGAAAAGACCCGCGCGGGCGACCTCAGGCCGCCGAGCTCGCCGAGGATCAGCGTTGCTTGGCCACCGGCCAAGGAAAGGACGGGGAGCGCCGCCTCTTGCTCGAAGGCCGGCGCCGCATTGCGGCTGGACTCCGGGAGCGCCACCCAAAGCTGCGCGCCCCGCAGATGACCGCTGTTCTGTGGAGGGGTCTCCTCGGCGTGGGCGATTCCTCGGCCCGCGGTCATCAAGTTAAGGACACCCGGGCGAGCGAGTCCCTCGGACCCGAGACTGTCTTTGTGGAGCACCTCGCCCGCGAGCAGCCACGTAACGGTCTGGATGCCGATGTGTGGATGGGGCGCGACGTCCATCGCCTTCCCTTGTTCGAAGCGCAGCGGTCCGAAGGAGTCGAAAAAACACCAGGCCCCGACGAGGCGGCGCTTGCTGCGCGGCAACAGACGACGGATCGCGATTCCGCCGAGGTCAACAAGGTTGCCGGGCAGGGCTTCGATCGTTGCCCCCGGGGACGGGTCGCACACATAGGACTCGGCCGTGGTCGACGGCGCGAGGTTGCTCAATGGAAGCTCCCGTATCGATCCATCCACGGCTTGAAACAATCCGACGCCGGCCCAACCCCCTTCACCTCAGAGCGCCATCTATCCATAGAGGACGGCGCCCGCGATAACGGCGCCATCCAGCATGATCCAGCCTACGCAGGGCAGGTAGATGTTCCTGTCGCGCTTCTGGAGTCCGTACCACAGCCACAAGACCGCAGAGAGCAAGTATGCGCTCCACGATAGGGTTGAGACCCCGGCCGCTTGATGGCCAATCCATATGGTCAGGACCTGAGGCACCGTCATGAGCATGGTGAAGACAGACAGTCCTCCCAAGAGTCGGCTCAGGACGCTATCCGCGCCGGGCGCATGACCTCTGAGAGTGCCCGGATCTGGTGGCATGGTTACCTCCGTGGACTCTGGACGGGCCGGCCCAAACGGGTCTGAGCTGTGAACACGCTCTCAGCGTTCTTCTGCTCTTCAGCGAATCGCGTCATTCTACCCCTCGTGCCCTTCCCTGATCCTCCACGAGGCCCATGTGCGCGCGTCGGCGTCGCTCTAGCCCGGGGTCATACGGCTACGCAGGGCGGCGCGAGAAGAGTAGACTCCCCTTGTACCGGTAAGGCGACAGTCTTGACCACCTCGCGGCGAGCGTCCTCGGGAATCGATGCGTAAGGATCAGCTTTGTGGCGCGACCTTCCGAACCGTTACGCTGTGGATGACGTTGCTGGTCGTTGGCTTCCTGGCCTGGCACTTCGAACAGATCCAGACAGAGACGCCAATCAAGTTCAGCGATTTCATGGTCCAGGTGGAGTCCGGCCACGTGGCGGACGTGACCATAACGGGCAACGAGATCAAAGGCCACAGCACCAGCTGGCAGCCCCTCAAGACCTTCGCTCCCATCGGGTACGACAAGCTCGTCGACACCCTGCTCGCCAAGAAGGTTGCGGTCAACTACCGGCCCGACAAAACCCCAATTTGGCCCAACATACTGTTCTCCTGGGCCCCCTTTATCCTCAGTCTCGGGTTCTGGATCTTCCTCATGCGGCGGATGCAAGGGGTGCGGACGAACAGGTCGGCCGACGACTTCGCCCGCCTCTTGGCCCAGCTGGCGGAGCTCGAGGAGTTGCTAGCCGAGGCCCAACGGATTGGAACCCAGACCGTGGTCTCCCTGATCTTGACGCCGCGTGGCAGCGCCGAAGGCGAGTCAACCCGCCTCGTCGTCCCGGCGGCCGTGGATGTCGTGAGACTACAGGTGGATGTCGTTAGAGGGGCGTCGCCCCAGTCCCATCGAGCGGTTCGAGCATTGATCCGCACGCCCGAGGGCCATCAGGTGTGGGGCCGGGATGGTCTGAGCATGCCCGGCGTGGCCTTGATGGTCGAAATCCCCGCCAGAGTCCTAGCGCCAGGCGAGTACACCCTCATCCTCAGCGGGTTCACACGCGACGGCGACATCAATGACCTGGCTGACTACTCCTTCGGGATCGTGCCCCGCTGACGTGCCTCACCCATCCCATCAATTCAGACTCCGGGCAGACCTAGACCTTTAGAGCGACCCCCCGGGCGATAGCGGGGAGATCGTCGGCCAGCTCCACGACGACGGACGCGTGTCCGTCGCCATGCGGCAGGATGAGCTGGAACTGTGTTCGATAGCGGATGAGCACGTGGCGCACGCCCTGCATATCGACCTGCCCCCGACGCCGAGTGAACTCCAGGACGGTTCGGATTCACGACGAGTTCTTCGATGCGGTCGCACCAGGGGGGTTGTACGACGGATGTTGCGGGCCCTGGACCATCTCAACGATCCGGCGACCTTGCGTCACCGCGACGTAGCGGAGCCTCGACTGGGTAAGGAGCAGCCTCGCCGTCATGCGACCTCACCCTCTCACTCGTCTCGAGCTCGGCCCGAGGGCGCCTCGGCGGGCGTCAGCGTGAAGCCCTCGTCTTTCCAACCCTCCACTCCGCCAAGCATCTTCTTCACCGCCCGCCCCAGCCGAGCCAAGCGCAGCGCCGCCCGGTCCGCTCCGTTGCAGTGGGGGCCGGTACAGTAGACTACGAAGAGCGCGTCGGCGGGGTACGAGGCCAGGTTACGCTCCACGATCCTTCGATGGGGCAGGTTGACGGCCCCCGCGATGTGACCCGCCGCGAACATCTCCGGGGCGCGCACATCGAGGAGCACGAAAGCGGCCTGGCCGGCGCTCAGGTCCGCGTGCACGTCCCAACAATCGGTTTCCAGGCTGAGAAGGCTTCCGAAATGGGCGACCGCCTCCGCGGGCGGGGCGGCGGGAACCTCCCTCACCAATGATGGGGCAACCGTGATCGCTGGCATCAATGTCCTCCATTCCCTACATTCCCATAATCTAGCCGCCGACGGCCGACTCGTCGAGTGGCAGGAGCGACAATATACGTCGAAATCCTGCCATGCTATGCTAGGTTCGGATGCTTGCCCCGGACCGACGCCGCGTGGTGGCCCTCGCCTACGAGGGGCTGTGCACTTTCGAGTTCGGGATCGTGGTCGAGATCTTCGGCCTGCCCCGGCCCGAGCTCGACGTGGATTGGTATCGGTTCCGGGTCTGCTCGCTGGAGAGGGGTCCCCTGCGCGCGGCCGGCGGAGTCACCCTGCGAGCCCCCGCTGGTCTGGGAGCTCTGGCGCGAGCGGGGACTATCGTGATCCCGGGTTGGCGGGACGCCGACGAGGCCCCCCCGGAGGCGCTGCTCCAGGCCCTGCGGCGGGCCCACCGACGGGGCACACGCTTCGTCTCGATTTGCTCGGGGGCGTTCGTGCTTGCCGCCGCCGGACTGTTGGACGGGAAGCGCGTGACCACCCATTGGCGCTACGCCGAGCGCCTCGCCTCCCGCTTCCCCAGGGTGCGAGTCGAGCCGGACGTCCTGTACGTCGAAGACGGAAACGTATTGACCTCGGCCGGGAGCGCCGCGGGCATCGACCTCTGCCTCCACATCGTCCGCCGCGACTACGGGGCGGCGGTCGCCAACCGGGTCGCGCGACGCCTGGTCGTTCCACCCCACCGGGACGGCGGCCAGTCACAGTACGTTCCCGATCCGATTCGCGGCGAAGCGGCGAGCGGTCTTGCTCGCTTGCTGGACTGGGTGCAGGCGCACTCTCACCAGCCATTGACGGTCAAGGATCTCGCAGAGCGGGCAGCCATGTCGCCGCGGACCTTCGCCCGGTCCTTCCTCCGCCAAACGGGCACGACACCCCACCAGTGGCTCATCTACCAGCGTCTCCTGAGCGCGCAGCGGCGCCTCGAGACCACCACGGAGTCGATGGACGAGATAGCTCAGGCGGTGGGCCTGGAGACCGCCGCCGCACTGCGGCATCACTTCCGGCGCCGCTTCCGAACGACACCCACCGCCTACCGCCGCGGTTTCACGATGGTCAA is part of the Vicinamibacteria bacterium genome and encodes:
- a CDS encoding pirin family protein; translation: MSNLAPSTTAESYVCDPSPGATIEALPGNLVDLGGIAIRRLLPRSKRRLVGAWCFFDSFGPLRFEQGKAMDVAPHPHIGIQTVTWLLAGEVLHKDSLGSEGLARPGVLNLMTAGRGIAHAEETPPQNSGHLRGAQLWVALPESSRNAAPAFEQEAALPVLSLAGGQATLILGELGGLRSPARVFSPIVGAELAVAIDQQLVVPLDREFEHAIVPLEGECQLEGQPLAIDTLYYLGTARRELRLETGAVAPRALLLGGAPFGETVLMWWNFVARTTEEIIAARTEWTTGHRFGEVRAYAGERLAAPPFLARPVPRP
- a CDS encoding DUF5916 domain-containing protein, encoding MIPLILALALQDTPASGSGGVSVQAFRVTEHIEIDGLLDEAAWASAAPASGLRQREPDEGAPATEDTIIRVLYDYDTLYVGVLALDREPARVISRILQRDTLMQQAGDNSFQFAGDDTIALILDPFQDHRNAFLFATNPNGAEFDALVTDESPVLNVDWRGIWRVAARRTRDGWSAEFAIPFRTLRYPKDASGRAWGFNVERLIRRKNEDTLWAGWSRAQGGLHRVSQAGRLEGLRGLPRSTFNIEVKPYGLAGVTQPPSPDGQAQPSEGQWRLGADAKWEIQPGLVADAAVKPDFAQVEADDQVVNLTRFELYRPEKREFFLENAGFFDFGTRGSYETPPFLMFFSRRIGIAGTDEVPVLGGVRVSGRTGRQTVGFVDVVTDSASGGPRTNFGALRYKRDLGDRSYVGVMVTDRHASGNAETDLGVDASIWATPVLQLEGFAARTSKSGAFPDSAYRVSAQYQGFPVYLSGEFLKIGPGATTGMGFVTRTDIRRTDGKAQYTFLPHVLGLRSFTPFVGGQYLTRVNGEKQDTNWYSGFALTWDSGESLSVTHVRGISVLDGGFALADRVPIAPGYYVLRDTEISASSSPKRSVTASAQVSLFDNWGGRLSTVSVALQLRADTHWSISLSEARSQASMPGGSFIASVTALRLGWTPTTRLTAATYLQYNSLTRRFVANFRADFIHHPGSDLFVVFNEERGTEAAPSLLVDRGFAVKLNYLLRL
- a CDS encoding PilZ domain-containing protein; the protein is MFALETGLGGYGGTEPEEPIRVWIERGDGSITRGLVGVLSEDGASIQLTGPALVAAGDDVSVRIAVSRDSPTLGTVARVLSVRSSGAVPECELEWTHSGIERGALAALIASLS
- a CDS encoding ATP-dependent metallopeptidase FtsH/Yme1/Tma family protein; this translates as MRKDQLCGATFRTVTLWMTLLVVGFLAWHFEQIQTETPIKFSDFMVQVESGHVADVTITGNEIKGHSTSWQPLKTFAPIGYDKLVDTLLAKKVAVNYRPDKTPIWPNILFSWAPFILSLGFWIFLMRRMQGVRTNRSADDFARLLAQLAELEELLAEAQRIGTQTVVSLILTPRGSAEGESTRLVVPAAVDVVRLQVDVVRGASPQSHRAVRALIRTPEGHQVWGRDGLSMPGVALMVEIPARVLAPGEYTLILSGFTRDGDINDLADYSFGIVPR
- a CDS encoding pirin family protein codes for the protein MGSSAKQTARASATTRVRRAGERGHTDWGWLDSRHTFAFGDYHDPLNMGFRTLRVLNDDRVTAGSGFGTHGHSDMEILSYVLEGALEHKDSMGTGSVIRPGEIQLMRAGTGVTHSEYNASRTEPLHFLQIWILPDRRGLAPEYDQKPVDHEAARRGFALLASKDGRQGSLRISQDVDLWLALLEEGERRELKLNPGRHAWVQLARGSVALDAHELGEGDGAALSGAEAVRLTGKGPAEVLVFDLA
- the ftrA gene encoding transcriptional regulator FtrA — encoded protein: MLAPDRRRVVALAYEGLCTFEFGIVVEIFGLPRPELDVDWYRFRVCSLERGPLRAAGGVTLRAPAGLGALARAGTIVIPGWRDADEAPPEALLQALRRAHRRGTRFVSICSGAFVLAAAGLLDGKRVTTHWRYAERLASRFPRVRVEPDVLYVEDGNVLTSAGSAAGIDLCLHIVRRDYGAAVANRVARRLVVPPHRDGGQSQYVPDPIRGEAASGLARLLDWVQAHSHQPLTVKDLAERAAMSPRTFARSFLRQTGTTPHQWLIYQRLLSAQRRLETTTESMDEIAQAVGLETAAALRHHFRRRFRTTPTAYRRGFTMV
- a CDS encoding rhodanese-like domain-containing protein, translated to MPAITVAPSLVREVPAAPPAEAVAHFGSLLSLETDCWDVHADLSAGQAAFVLLDVRAPEMFAAGHIAGAVNLPHRRIVERNLASYPADALFVVYCTGPHCNGADRAALRLARLGRAVKKMLGGVEGWKDEGFTLTPAEAPSGRARDE